The Candidatus Hydrogenedens sp. nucleotide sequence TCAGTTCTGGATAAATCAAGCAGATGCAGACACACCAAAATACTTAAAATACTTTACTTTACTCTCCCAAAAAGAGATACGAACATTAGAAGAACAAATACAAACAGAGCCACATAAACGCACTGCTCAGAAAGCATTAGCCGCAGAGGTAACAAGAATGGTGCATGGTGAGACCGCTCTGCAAAATGCTATCCGTGCAAGTGAGGCTATGTTTGGTGGCGACCTTCATCAATTAGAACTTTCTGTTTTGGAGGATGTTTTTAGTGATATCCCTAATGCAGAAATGCCTATAAGTTACATTCAAGAAAATCGTCCAATCTTGGATCTCCTTGTAAATTCAGGAGTATTAGAAAGTCGGGGTGAAGGGAGACGACTTGTTAAAAATGGTGGTCTTTATCTTAATAATGAAAGAGTGTCCGACGAGAACTTAAGGTTAAATGAGAATCATCTTCTTGGTGGAAAATTGCTTGTTATTCGGCTTGGCAAAAAAGATTACCGTCTTTTTCGATTTTTCACATAATAATTAATCAAAAGATTATGTCTACACATCAGACAGAAGCATTTGTCGTCCATTTATTTGACTATGGGGAAACAAGCAAAATTATTCAAATTTTGACAGCCCATCATGGGAAATTATCTTGCATTGCAAAGGGGTTAAAAAGAAAGAATAATCCGTGGATTTTTACATTAGACCGTCTGAATCGTATAGATGTTCAATATACATGGAAACCCACACGTGAGGTTCAAATAATCACAGATGTTGTTTTATTGGATGGCTATCCAGAAATAAAGAACGATATTCATAAACAGATTTTAGCAAGTATTGTCTTAGAAACAGCGTTCAACTTTGTAGAAATTGAGCAAAACGCAGTTACGACATATCATCAAGTATACACAGCATTCGAACATATTAAATTAGATACAGATAATCCTGTCACATTAACAT carries:
- the recO gene encoding DNA repair protein RecO, with translation MSTHQTEAFVVHLFDYGETSKIIQILTAHHGKLSCIAKGLKRKNNPWIFTLDRLNRIDVQYTWKPTREVQIITDVVLLDGYPEIKNDIHKQILASIVLETAFNFVEIEQNAVTTYHQVYTAFEHIKLDTDNPVTLTFLTCWHLWQILVHSGLEPQLDCCIRCGKSLPSSPYFSWQGGTVCPNCHPDYRLQKSDLELLQQLKQIENPLTTTLDFDKDSYFNRILSILCKYISFHSGHALKSYNVLREIINSNLKGTKNES